The following are from one region of the Dermacentor albipictus isolate Rhodes 1998 colony chromosome 5, USDA_Dalb.pri_finalv2, whole genome shotgun sequence genome:
- the LOC135902329 gene encoding probable splicing factor, arginine/serine-rich 7 — translation MDTCVIQVTNVAPTATVEQMSTLFGFLGKILELKMYPADEFLVHPVAKVCYIRFEESWSVGVAQHLTNTVFVDRALIVVPVADGKLPDESKALALTASATPPVEEPAPVVTGLVNQLAMGAGGIQVITTQDPTLAALGLPPYPPLPATMDPAKVEEIRRTVYVGNLDSSATTEQLLKFFSQMGEVKYVRMAGGESQPTRFAFVEFTEQSSVGRALQFNGIEFCGRSLKINHSNNAIVKPQAKSSEAAHKEIEEAMRRVREAQSLITAAIEPEMVKQPTAGSPLQLGAVATSTKRRSRSKSRSRRRSTRSRSHSSRRRSRSSSRRRSTSTSRHRRSHRRSRSRHRSPRRRRRSSSSRRSSRSRRHSRSRSPSSRKLRLKDPDRRRGDSPRERRRRKRSHTPRKSRRGSSPLTPPRRSGKKRHKSRSPKRSKSRKSPKEDTKAPVARDYDEEEKGYEPAREMSPASSPPSGDMDLASD, via the coding sequence ATGGATACCTGCGTGATCCAAGTAACAAACGTCGCCCCTACAGCCACCGTGGAGCAAATGTCCACACTGTTCGGCTTTTTGGGCAAAATCCTGGAGTTGAAGATGTATCCAGCGGACGAATTTTTGGTGCACCCTGTGGCCAAGGTATGCTACATTCGCTTCGAAGAATCCTGGAGCGTCGGCGTAGCGCAGCACCTCACGAACACGGTATTTGTCGACCGTGCTCTAATTGTTGTACCGGTGGCGGATGGTAAACTTCCAGACGAGAGCAAGGCGTTGGCCCTCACAGCGTCGGCGACGCCGCCCGTCGAGGAGCCCGCGCCTGTTGTCACTGGTTTGGTCAACCAGCTTGCTATGGGAGCTGGTGGTATTCAAGTGATCACAACTCAAGATCCCACGCTGGCCGCCTTGGGCTTGCCGCCGTATCCACCGCTACCGGCTACGATGGACCCCGCTAAAGTGGAAGAGATCCGGCGCACCGTCTACGTCGGCAACTTGGACTCATCAGCCACTACTGAACAACTGCTCAAGTTCTTCAGTCAGATGGGTGAAGTGAAATACGTGCGCATGGCTGGCGGTGAGAGCCAGCCGACACGGTTCGCCTTCGTCGAGTTCACCGAACAAAGCAGCGTAGGCCGCGCGCTGCAGTTCAACGGCATCGAGTTTTGTGGTCGTTCGCTTAAGATAAACCACTCAAACAACGCGATCGTCAAACCACAGGCGAAAAGCTCCGAGGCGGCGCACAAAGAGATTGAAGAGGCTATGCGACGCGTGCGCGAAGCGCAGTCGCTCATTACGGCTGCCATTGAGCCAGAAATGGTGAAGCAGCCGACGGCTGGCTCGCCATTACAACTTGGTGCGGTGGCGACCAGTACCAAACGCAGGAGCCGTTCGAAGAGCCGCTCGAGACGCCGCAGCACCCGCTCCAGGAGTCACAGCAGCCGACGAAGGAGTCGGTCCAGCAGTCGTAGACGCTCGACCAGTACCAGTCGACACCGGCGATCTCACAGGCGGTCGAGAAGCAGGCATCGCTCGCCTAGACGTAGGCGGCGTTCCTCAAGCAGCCGGCGTTCGTCTCGCTCCAGGCGCCATTCGAGGTCCCGGTCTCCCAGCAGCAGAAAGCTGAGACTCAAGGATCCAGACAGGCGTCGCGGCGATTCCCCCCGGGAGAGGCGCCGCCGCAAGCGGTCGCACACACCTCGCAAATCCAGGCGGGGCTCGTCACCGCTGACGCCACCGCGCCGTAGCGGCAAGAAGCGGCACAAGTCGCGCAGCCCAAAGCGATCTAAGAGTCGCAAATCTCCGAAAGAGGACACAAAGGCCCCCGTTGCGAGGGACTACGACGAAGAAGAAAAAGGCTATGAGCCGGCACGCGAAATGAGCCCAGCCAGTTCTCCCCCGTCGGGGGACATGGATCTCGCCAGCGATTGA